In the genome of Triticum urartu cultivar G1812 chromosome 5, Tu2.1, whole genome shotgun sequence, one region contains:
- the LOC125555538 gene encoding uncharacterized protein LOC125555538 codes for MESPQKKAPASMAGSKAPHLLPVTLSLAKKTPRPDLVRGVSSWALLTACHIALSLAIGTVIAYALYHFHVRCSQSSFFLRCDQLTDAEEAMVNALGIGLLCCLVLQAAAAVLALRLPCRRRRRALAYLALVLTIVGHFIMAAIAHILLVADPGDLFFRICSTGGLFIYAAGDIISFLALLLGSGEE; via the exons ATGGAGTCCCCGCAAAAGAAGGCTCCTGCATCCATGGCCGGCAGCAAGGCGCCTCATCTGCTGCCGGTGACCCTGTCCCTGGCCAAGAAGACGCCTCGTCCTGATCTTGTCCGAGGAGTCAGTTCATGGGCGCTCCTCACCGCCTGCCACATCGCGCTCTCCTTGGCCATCGGCACCGTAATAGCCTACGCACTCTACCACTTCCACGTCCGTTGCAGCCAG TCCTCCTTCTTTCTGCGCTGCGACCAGCTTACGGACGCGGAGGAAGCCATGGTGAACGCCCTAGGGATCGGGCTGCTGTGCTGCCTCGTGCTCCAGGCGGCCGCGGCGGTGCTGGCCCTGCGGCTCCcgtgccgccgccgtcgccgcgcccTCGCCTACCTCGCGCTCGTGCTCACTATCGTCGGCCACTTCATCATGGCCGCCATAGCCCATATCCTCCTCGTCGCCGACCCAGGAGACCTCTTCTTCCGGATCTGCTCCACCGGGGGCCTCTTCATCTACGCAGCGGGAGACATCATCAGCTTCTTGGCCCTCCTCCTCGGCAGCGGTGAGGAGTAG
- the LOC125555539 gene encoding uncharacterized protein LOC125555539 — protein sequence MASPQSSNSNPFTALVPDATAVRDLNIHTRVPIKLDQSTSSYYAWKTYFNLVFREYHLLEHVDGTVDGDLMVDDPDWAAIEASLIRWFYLTVSSDIFHTVDSEDDDACAVWTKIDNLFTDNKLQRLVFLQQEFFGCHQDDSSIDDYCMRLKRLADELRDIGANVSDELMLSTLTAGLNEDFGNVASNLSLLPNPTFQSVTAYLRLEERRMKKVKARVHHTALAAGTSRGQPQPAPPQPRPPAPPGYYPLPPALPAPPAPQQ from the coding sequence ATGGCGTCCCCTCAATCCAGCAACTCCAACCCGTTCACCGCACTCGTCCCCGACGCCACCGCCGTCCGTGATCTTAACATCCACACCCGTGTTCCCATCAAGCTTGATCAATCCACCTCCTCGTACTACGCGTGGAAGACCTACTTCAACCTCGTCTTCCGCGAGTACCACCTCCTCGAGCACGTCGACGGGACCGTGGATGGCGATCTCATGGTGGATGATCCGGACTGGGCGGCCATTGAGGCCTCTCTCATCCGGTGGTTCTACCTCACCGTCTCCTCGGATATCTTCCACACGGTCGACTCAGAGGATGATGACGCGTGTGCCGTATGGACCAAGATCGACAACCTCTTCACCGATAACAAGCTTCAACGTCTTGTGTTTTTGCAACAGGAATTTTTCGGGTGCCACCAAGACGATTCCTCCATCGATGACTACTGCATGCGTCTCAAGCGCCTTGCCGATGAGCTCCGTGACATCGGCGCCAATGTGTCGGACGAGCTCATGCTTAGCACCCTCACCGCCGGCCTCAATGAGGACTTCGGCAACGTGGCTTCGAACCTCTCCTTGCTGCCGAACCCGACTTTCCAGTCCGTCACCGCGTATTTACGCTTGGAGGAACGGAGGATGAAGAAGGTCAAGGCCCGCGTCCACCACACCGCCCTCGCCGCCGGGACATCTCGCGGGCAGCCGCAGCCCGCCCCGCCCCAACCACGCCCGCCGGCGCCACCGGGGTACTACCCCCTCCCGCCTGCTCTGCCCGCACCTCCCGCTCCTCAGCAGTAG